In Elaeis guineensis isolate ETL-2024a chromosome 1, EG11, whole genome shotgun sequence, a genomic segment contains:
- the LOC105035234 gene encoding RHOMBOID-like protein 13 produces the protein MGKPLLYEIWEKPATSCIIGICTAIWFYIQKKNIGYASVGLSYETAIEGHYWRIITSAFSHISVVHLVFNMSALWSLGMVEQLGYIGLGIEFYLHYTLVLVVLSGLLVLGVYHILIQKFKLEYFRRVTAVGYSCVVFGWMTILAVKQPSSKLNLFGFLSLPISFAPFESLIFTSIIVPQASFIGHLSGIIVGYSIAWGLIHGMSNYWAISMLGWIILVFFLSLKRGGAFDLNFIEIESVMDSSLPTVGFLASGNGRTLQMNILTGRGAELV, from the coding sequence ATGGGGAAGCCACTCTTGTATGAGATTTGGGAAAAACCTGCAACTAGTTGTATCATAGGAATATGCACTGCAATTTGGTTCTACATTCAGAAGAAAAACATCGGTTATGCCAGTGTGGGCTTGAGCTATGAAACAGCCATTGAAGGGCATTATTGGAGAATAATTACATCCGCATTCTCCCACATCAGCGTGGTTCATCTGGTTTTTAACATGAGCGCTCTTTGGAGCCTTGGCATGGTTGAGCAGTTGGGCTACATTGGTCTTGGCATAGAGTTTTATCTCCATTATACTCTAGTTCTGGTAGTGCTATCAGGATTGCTGGTCCTGGGAGTTTATCATATTCTGATTCAGAAGTTTAAGTTGGAGTATTTCAGGAGAGTGACAGCCGTTGGTTACTCATGTGTGGTGTTTGGATGGATGACGATCCTTGCAGTGAAGCAGCCATCTTCAAAGCTGAATCTGTTTGGGTTTCTTTCTCTGCCAATCAGCTTTGCACCATTTGAATCATTAATTTTCACGTCCATAATTGTTCCACAAGCAAGTTTTATTGGCCACTTGTCAGGAATTATCGTCGGTTATTCCATAGCTTGGGGTTTGATTCATGGCATGAGTAATTACTGGGCCATTTCAATGCTTGGATGGATTATTCTGGTGTTTTTCCTGAGCCTCAAGCGTGGTGGAGCTTTTGACTTAAATTTTATTGAGATTGAATCAGTTATGGATTCTTCACTACCTACTGTGGGCTTTCTTGCTTCTGGAAATGGTAGAACTCTGCAGATGAATATTCTTACTGGTAGAGGTGCAGAACTTGTATAG
- the LOC105035943 gene encoding COBRA-like protein 10 yields the protein MPPWRSLLFAAFFFSILIQTGVLAQDYDDYGGGDEKSGQLPKAAQSCNGIFLTYDFLSREREYPYVKNATAQSYAFKSTATVLNTMTEDLKAWSIFIGFQHREILVSASGAVITDGTDFPAHVENGTSFSGSPQADLLNAVDTAGDLNQMMVKIDITGTLFGVKPPGIPMPKTIKLQNDGFKCPKPALKGSQMYVCCVKDKKSKTKKLPPTKFLPRRYGDLTIAYDVLQAYGNNYLAQVTLDNNHPLGRLDNWNLTWEWKRGEFINSMRGAYTLKHDASECIYGVAGRFYKDFDFSNVMSCQKKPIIADLPPERANDTQIGKIPYCCKNGTLLPPTMDITKSKAIFQLQVFKMPPDFNRTALYPPQNWKITGQLNPEYTCGPPFRVSPMEFPDPSGLMAKSYAIASWQVVCNISRPAPKKSRCCVSFSAYYNDSAIPCSSCACGCPDTDTCDPDARAALLPPEALLIPSENRTAKAKAWAKMKHFALPNPMPCWDTCGVSINWHLASDYRNGWSARITIFNWEEYTFRDWFSAIQMPKAYDGYEKVYSFNGTKLTTPKNTIFFQGLEGLNYLMPETDGKNPTKDPRLPGKQQSVITFTKRRTPGIDVPRGDGFPARVFFNGGECSLPDEIPRGDGHRLRVSLLPMALAAVVVFVSLMGDLF from the exons ATGCCGCCCTGGAGATCCCTTCTCTTCGCGGCATTCTTCTTCTCCATCCTAATTCAGACCGGCGTGCTAGCCCAAGACTACGATGACTACGGCGGCGGCGATGAAAAATCCGGGCAGCTGCCGAAGGCTGCACAGAGTTGCAACGGTATCTTCTTGACATATGACTTCCTTTCTCGAGAGAGGGAATACCCTTATGTCAAGAATGCGACGGCCCAATCCTACGCCTTCAAGTCGACCGCCACGGTGCTCAACACCATGACGGAGGACCTCAAGGCATGGAGTATCTTCATCGGGTTTCAGCACCGGGAGATCCTGGTGTCGGCTTCCGGGGCGGTGATCACCGATGGGACCGACTTCCCTGCTCATGTGGAGAATGGCACATCGTTTTCGGGGTCCCCGCAGGCAGATTTGCTGAATGCCGTTGATACTGCAGGGGACTTGAATCAGATGATGGTGAAGATCGACATAACAGGAACGCTGTTTGGGGTGAAGCCGCCGGGGATACCGATGCCGAAGACGATCAAGCTGCAAAATGATGGGTTCAAGTGCCCAAAGCCGGCTCTTAAAG GAAGCCAGATGTATGTGTGCTGCGTCAAGGATAAGAAATCCAAGACCAAGAAGCTTCCACCCACCAAGTTCTTGCCTCGCCGGTATGGCGACCTCACCATCGCCTACGATGTGCTCCAGGCCTACGGAAACAATTACCTTGCCCAAGTGACCCTCGACAACAACCACCCCCTCGGCCGGCTCGACAATTGGAACCTCACATGGGAGTGGAAGCGTGGGGAATTCATCAACAGCATGAGAGGCGCCTACACCCTCAAGCATGATGCATCCGAATGCATCTACGGTGTGGCCGGGAGGTTCTACAAGGATTTCGACTTCAGCAATGTCATGAGCTGCCAGAAGAAGCCCATCATCGCCGATCTGCCTCCCGAGAGAGCCAATGATACACAGATTGGCAAGATACCTTATTGCTGTAAGAATGGTACCCTCTTACCACCAACCATGGACATAACCAAGTCCAAGGCCATCTTTCAGCTTCAGGTGTTCAAGATGCCGCCCGACTTCAACCGGACTGCGCTGTATCCTCCTCAGAACTGGAAGATCACCGGCCAGCTCAATCCGGAGTACACCTGCGGCCCTCCCTTCAGAGTGAGCCCAATGGAGTTCCCGGACCCGAGCGGTCTCATGGCCAAGAGCTATGCCATTGCTAGTTGGCAGGTGGTCTGCAACATATCAAGGCCTGCACCGAAGAAATCGCGGTGCTGCGTCTCCTTCTCGGCCTATTACAACGACTCGGCGATCCCATGCAGCTCCTGTGCTTGCGGGTGCCCGGACACAGATACCTGCGACCCCGATGCCCGTGCAGCATTGCTGCCACCGGAGGCTCTGCTGATTCCATCAGAGAACAGAACAGCCAAGGCCAAAGCTTGGGCTAAGATGAAACACTTCGCTCTACCGAACCCCATGCCTTGCTGGGACACCTGTGGAGTTAGCATCAACTGGCATCTTGCTTCGGACTATCGGAACGGATGGTCGGCGAGGATCACCATATTCAATTGGGAGGAGTACACTTTCAGGGACTGGTTCTCAGCTATTCAGATGCCGAAAGCTTATGATGGCTATGAGAAGGTGTACTCATTCAATGGGACCAAGTTGACGACACCCAAAAACACCATCTTCTTCCAAGGCTTGGAGGGTCTGAATTACCTGATGCCAGAGACCGATGGGAAGAACCCGACGAAGGATCCAAGGTTGCCGGGCAAGCAACAATCAGTGATCACATTCACGAAGCGGCGCACGCCGGGTATAGACGTTCCAAGGGGGGACGGGTTCCCGGCGAGGGTGTTCTTCAATGGTGGGGAATGCTCGTTGCCAGATGAAATTCCAAGAGGAGATGGGCATCGCCTTCGTGTTAGCCTTCTGCCAATGGCTTTGGCTGCAGTGGTGGTCTTTGTGTCTTTAATGGGGGATCTCTTCTAA